The following coding sequences lie in one Haematobia irritans isolate KBUSLIRL chromosome 3, ASM5000362v1, whole genome shotgun sequence genomic window:
- the LOC142230298 gene encoding uncharacterized protein LOC142230298: MRYVTSQVKRSKQDTRARRDPRIHQCKVCLKYHSLRFCKRFLHMNASDRKHAVYKYHYCVNCLARSHGLRNCTSQVTCQNCGHYHHTLLHHALHPRIEPTSSRRRPKAPKRSQNGNGTSKRRQPNVLHRRVTSNSNEHQLIPSDRQQIISAAIKSLANLLI; the protein is encoded by the coding sequence AGCTCGACGAGATCCAAGAATCCATCAGTGCAAAGTTTGTTTGAAATACCATTCTCTCCGATTCTGCAAAAGGTTCTTGCACATGAACGCCTCTGACCGGAAGCATGCTGTCTATAAATATCACTATTGCGTTAACTGTCTGGCAAGGAGCCATGGCTTAAGAAATTGCACCTCCCAAGTAACATGTCAAAATTGTGGACATTATCATCATACACTTCTTCACCATGCACTACACCCTCGTATAGAGCCAACATCTAGTAGACGACGTCCTAAGGCACCCAAACGTTCACAAAATGGTAACGGAACCTCAAAACGACGCCAACCAAATGTGTTACATCGGCGAGTAACATCAAATTCGAATGAACATCAACTGATACCATCGGATAGACAACAAATTATCTCCGCAGCTATCAAATCTTTAGCAAATCTCCTTATATAA